ccaaccaaacaaatgCATCAAAGACGAATACAAAGACTACAAAACTTACATGACATACTGATCCCTCAACTTGCGCAAGTCCAGAATCTGCGGTTTGATGCTGTTCATGGTACGATCCCTCTCCCGATTGGCATCCACCTCCATTTTCAGCTCCTCCTCCAGGGCTTTCCGACTCGCTACGATCTCCCCCAGGCGTTGCTGCAACAGGGCAAAGTTCTCCATCAGCTGTTCTCTTTCCTGGGGGAGGCAGTCTTTATGATAGCGTTCGTGGAGCTCCTGCTGTTCCGTGAAGACCGTGACGGTTTCGTTGAAAGCCTCTAGGGCTTGGCGCTTCAGCTGAATGGTCTGTTGGGAAAGAGTGACAGAGGTAAGCGACTATTGACACTACTTAGCCGAGTTGCGACTACCGCTACTCAACTACTCAGTTAATCGTGCCGCtacgactactacaaaaattgtCGCGACTTCCTGCTTGGttaaccaattgtgtcgctcacgactattcacaaCAATATAGCTAACTtatgaaacacaatcagacaacAGTGACACAATCCTCCAATCCTTTCGGAATGAGTTTTACTATGAtgcgcctgcggcaaacaatATGCTGCAAcgcatcttgggaattaaaaatttgttgcgactagtgtcaaagttaATAATGAAGTTTCATAATGACTAGCAAGTCCCCTCGATCCTCCGAGTGAAAGTGGTAATCCCGGCCAATTTTGTACTTTTCGCCCAGACAATGCccgtagttaaaaagcaggacagttcttttaagaacagagaagtctcccgaaaaaaaaaaaaatctactccgcggtagtagcgAAGTGTCCCAAGTTCAGTAAAAATCTGTTCCATAGTAGAAAAGCACCATACTGGTAGTAGAGAAGTGTCCTGAATTTCAAAAAATATACTTAGtggtagaatataaagcaagacagatTCTTAAAAggacataatctacccagcaagtagctGTCCACATGGTGAGTCACCACAAACCAAACCATTGATAACTCACCATgccatgcctcaaatcccatataacTCCTTACCTGTAATGATTTACTATATTCTTCATACAGCTCATCGTATTGCCGAGTCTTTTCTAGATACTCTCTATTCTTGTCCTTCAGTTTGTTGATGACCATGTCAATATTTCCATCTGGCATGTCTGGTATTGTCTACAAGAATAAACAGACAATTGTATTCAAAAATGTAAACttggcattaaaggcagtggacactattggtaattactcaaaataattattagcacgaaaccttacttggtaacgagtaatggggagaggttggtagtataaaacattgtgagaaacggctccctctgaagtggagtagttttcgagaaagaagtaattttccacgaatttgatttcgagacctcaagtttagaacttgaggtctcgaaatcaaccatctaaatgcacccaacttcatgtgacaagggtgtttattctttcattattatcgggaacttcgacgaccaattgagctcaaattttcacaggtttgttatttcatgcacatgttgagatacaccaagtgagaagactggtctttgataattaccaatagtgtccactggcatTAAGGATAATGaatacattttgtgttttaaccGTACATCAGTGcttgtatactcggtactttcttaCCTTTCTTTCTTGGCTCATACTTTTGATGATCAAAAGTATCAAAATTCGCTTTCCACAAAGCattagcaggaagtatgaaccgagctttatacttccaccatgcaaaatttctCACCCTActtctaaaataataataactttataAAGAGTAGAAAAAACTCACTGCATCTTTCTTGGACACCGGTAGCGTCAGCTTGATATCCAGCTTAGCGTTGTACTGTGAGAGGGGAACGAGGCCATAGTGTTGAATCAACTCTACCACGGACACAAACCTGAGTGGTTCCGAGAAGCCATAGCGTCCGTTGGAGTGGCAGATCTTGATTAGTTTATTACTGCCGCCCTtcctgtaaacaacaacaaaatgactCCACGTTAGTCCCTTTAAattgttgataaaaacaaaccgTGCTGGTTGGCATGGCCGGCCAATGTTAGTAAAACAATCAATCATGTAAACAGATGTTGTCACCAAATTCAACAATTCTGCAAACTTAATTGGCAGCTTTGTTTCCCAAAAAATTCAACACTATTTCTGAAAATTTGTGTAACCTTATCCCAAACTGTGGCTAACTGgttttgctttgcatttatggcttcccTTTGGTAAAACTTGGGctttgacgttgcaaaagaatgGTCTACAACAACCTTGATACCTACACATAGTCTGCTCGAACTATAAGGTTTTAAGTGCAAAATGGTACGGGTTTCAATCTCTGGAGCTCCAAAATAGAGTGGTCTTCAAAGCGTTTGTTAGTCAAGCATCgtactcaaggacacaagtgttatgactgggcaggcctggaatttcatcttttaagagggcaaggccattttcattttgaaaagggcacttccatcggagaatcttaaagtctatgggaatttttgaaagggcaccgaggccatGCCCAGGGCAACGAAGACCATGGCCTCCgtggcctccgttgcctccgtgaaattccaggcctgactgggattcgaacccaatcCCTGATGACTTAGCCAGCAgagtttgatgctcttaaccgctcggcaatGACACTTTCCTAATTTCAAACCAAGATAATTTGTTGTGCAACCTTACCTGAGGGTCAGCGTGTAGTCACCCGTCAGAGGGTTATTGGAAGCATCTCGTACTAAGAACGTCCCGTCAGGCATATCTTTCATCTTTTCATTCACGTCCTCTCTGTACCAACCAGGGAAGGACACAAACCCAAAGTTATCTCTTGGTTGTCAAATATTCATAATAATCTCGACAACTCTGAAAGTCTCCTTTCAATAGAAAAACTTAGGGCTTGACAAAGAAAATTGAATAGAGcgagatttgaacccaagacaattctaaaaggcagtggacactattggtaattactcattgtaaaaacattgtgagaaacggctccctctgaagtgccatagtttcaagaaagaagtaattttccacaaatttgattttgagacctcagatttagaacttgaggtctcgaaatcaaccatctaacatgtctaaaggcacacagcttcatgtgacaagggtgttatttctttcattattatctcgcaagttcgatgatcgattgagctcaaattttcacaggtttgttattttatgcatatgttgagatacaccaactgtgaaggctagtctttgacaattaccaatagtgtccactgcctttatgaaATCTGTTCAAGACATCAGGGCTCTTTTCATGTTGCTGCTTATTAAGCAGATAATTTTGCTTACAAAttctgtttattattattattattatttattcgaccagAACAACACAaactgtacaaaaatatgtataacagcacaaaattataaataataaatatgtgcaaaataacataaaataaacatttgaaATACACctattaaaaacttaaacttAAACGGGCCAATACAACATTAATACAACTTACCGAAGACgaaccaaaatgcaaaaaaaaaagaataaaaaagaaaCGGCTATGTGGGTCAGGGGctgcaaaagtagaataacCACCAGAATGCAGCCCCCGCAAATAGCAAAGGACAgtttagcaggataccagtcagaatagacccttcccatgaaatatgtaaattgcacatagcgctgtgcgcactaacgttttggttggcaaaatgaggaaacatcgcgctgttttgtacacggctaatggatGCGTGACGCAGACCtgattgtgcgtctgcttagtgcacaactctatggcgtttgccaaccaacagggtctgtaacgcatgcgtgaatgtgattagcatatttcatgggaagggtccattgcaaATGCCATGGGATCGAATCCCACCTGGGCCCTTACCTTGAGATGTCTCCCCAGTACCATTCCGCTTCTTCAATGGTCCGTGGTTCAGATGAGAGCGAAGGTTGAGAGGGTCTCGGGGGTACAGGTGGGACATCTAcaacatgacaacaaatcaaaagtaaCATGAATCGCCCTAACCGTAGGAAAAGCTACAACATGCCTAGAATGAGTAAAAGGAAAGTTTAcatttgatattataaaaaaatataacaccccttacaaatattctacCTTATCATTGGTTTAGGAGATCATGTCActtgatatgtcttagttttactagaaacggCGGCCGTGTGACAGTGCATCGTTACACGGCATGCAGTACCCAGATGTCTTTTTACCCATCtcaaacccaatcagttgtgcatctgaaacgcgcgtacgaacgtcacgtgtacgaggatgataaataatagtctgttgggatgttttaaaagaaatatttactgctTTTACTCATGCTTTTACTCAGTAAAATAGAATGCTCCacggatcacctcgggagtcagagttttaaccatagcactcaaagcagtcaatacttgtatgctacatgtatgtaaatcttaaaattaatgccaataaaAGCTTTGGTTAAAAGCCtatagcagctttcgatagtataaagcactttgagaaacttttcacttgtacatgtaagtaatgcagtggcagtgtcatggccgagcggttaagagcaccggattcaagcttggtgtttgatcagcagggtgtgggttcggatcccggtcgtgacacttgctacataaaattggggaggtattgctttctgctctaccagccacacttcggattgatgatacccaagcctacattcgtatggactgtgaaagggggtaaccctgattcagccctaggagtaggtggcaacggcctctggataaaataattgtagcccacaccttgaagtggcctttaggccttgtgtgtcaggcgacttgcataaaaaatgcGGTTATCTAAAAATGTATCagattttcccccaaaacatttgcatctgagaaacgtttctgtcaATAGTGTTTCCCAGATGGTGTACTTCCTATTCGGGATTTTTCTTCCGGCGGTATCTCAAAAAATGTGACcgcattttgaaatgaaattttcacattttggttTCATAGTACACATTCACGTATCTTTAAAAACAgtcaaacagttccaaaaacaacTCAGAGTaatacaaaatttcaattttcaagGCACAATTTTCAATTTGACTGAAATGCCAATAAAGAACAAATCTTCAttagcagtggacactattggtaattactcaaaaaaattattagcataaaaccttatttggtaacaagtaatagggagaggttgatagtataaaacactgcgagaaacggctccctctaaaatgaTGAAGTTTTCgcagaaaggagtaattttccacgaattgatttcgagacctcaggtttagaattggaggtctcgaaatcaaccatctataatataagcacacaacttcctgtgacaagggtgttttttctttcattattatctcgcaacttcgacaaccaattgagctcaaattttcataggtttgtcattttatgcacatgttgagataaaccaagtgagaagactagtctttaacaattaccaatagtgtccaggggtggatttcacaaagagttaggactagtcttatctcgagttaggaccagttactcgtcctaactgaggactatccatgcaatttgtatatctcctaggactagtcctaagttaggactagtcctaactctatgtgaaatcgaccccagtgtctttaataagtcCTATACTTAGTACAGCTGTTTATCTTTACCTGATGGATTAATGATCGGCGGTCGCTGCTGAACACCCCAGTACTCATTCTGCTCTATCAATGTCACTAGAAGTCGCTTATGAGCTTCCATATTGTGAATCACATGCCTGAGGAGAAGGTCATCAATATTCATGACTTGCTAATAAATATTCATTCATGCAAAAGAGTAATGTGCCAttacaatagacccttcccatgaaatatgtaaatttcacatagcgcgtgcgcactaacgttttggttggcaaaatgagggaacatcgcgctgttttgtacacggctaatgggtgcgtaaCGCAGACGCggttgcgcgtctgcttagtgcacaactctatggcgtttgccaaccaacagggtctgtacgcatgcgtgaatgtgattagcatatttcatgagaaGGGTCCATTGAGTcaaggggctgatttcacaaggagctaagattgatctgaactgtgtatcaatcttaaatGCTAAGCAAaggatatacatgtacctttggtAATAACTTCAAAAAGGAATGTCCATGAAAACTACATTGGTAAGAAGCAAGGcagctatagacgatgtgaacTCTGACGTCACACGGAAACCATAACATGATGCGCGCGCATACCACggagcaaaacctttgtgttttggcagccagctagaaagtgtatgcaatcttaccatgactacgtgtctttttgcccagcgaaacatgacctcaacagagggcggtttgaatgtaaacataggtcacatcgtctattgataatggaaaacattttgagaaataattcccttcaaagaaatgtggttttagagagaggaaCTCAAACAAGTTCCAATTTGAGAAAATGTTTCTGCATAAAGCGTTACTCagtgtattccaattatggTTTACTCTTCCTTCGTTGACATAACCACTGGAAGTTTTCAGAAATATATAACAAACattaccaccttttgaaatgaaattttcacaggttacttttattacattttaattaatctttttatatttatacaggattaaaacaatcgaatatttccaaaaaccaaaggtacacttATGACAAAGTATGCGATAGGCTGTTGAGgaacaaaaaaattaactcTGAGGGCAAAGCAGGAAAACATGGGAGCATAATAATTGGGCGTTACTTTACGGTGttatcttaattttttttatgatattgatctttaaaaaaaaaagatttttttttttttttttaagagtaaaaaatattgaattccAGTTTTAAACAGAGGAGTCACATCGCTGCTTTAATACCAGATACATTAAAAAGCTTACATGATTTTATCATGTGGCGGTTTTAGTAACGAGTGACAGAACACCGAGGCTAGATGCTTGGGGAAGATGTTGTTGGCCGTGTTGAGCTGACAGATCCGACATAGATGAGCCATGATGTACGACAGTGTACACCGGTGGTGGTACTGCATCTTAGATACACACTCTAACAGCTTGGTCAATCTTTTGGGCTCGTCGTAGATAGCTGTGGATTGACATAACAAAGTGTGAagttataataatgataataataataacaggattTCTATAGCGCCATTCCATCTAAATCATGGGGCTCAGCAACGAGAGGacattacaaacaaatacattttacagggcccaatttcatagagctgcttaagcacaaaattttgcttaagcaaaaaaatccttgcttagtaaaatcagattactggccaagactccactcgaTTGTTATGctaaagtaaacaacagctaaataccagtcataagcaatgtatatggcatgaaattttggccagtaacatgtgtaaaataagcgagctattttcgtgcttaagcaattttttttgcttaagcagctctatgaaattggcccctggaaacatgtgtgttttaaagttgtttttagaATGATGTCACAGTGTTCAGTGATCTGACGTGAGATGGTATATTGTTCCACATGGCAATGTCACCCTTATGGGTGTTCCAGCAGGGCATACCtgtgggttaaaggcagtggacactattggtaattattactaaaaaataatgcataaaacctcacttggtaacgagtaatggggagctgttgatagtataaaacattatgagaaacggctccctctgaagtaacgtagttttccagaaagaattaattttcctcgattttgatttcgagacttcagaattagattttgaaacaagggtgttccatctttcataattatctcacaactttgacgaccaattgagctcaaattttcacaggtttgttattttatgcttatgttgagatacaccaagtaagaagatcGGTCTTTGAAGGGTGTTTCCAGCAGGGTATATCTGTGGGTTAAGGTTAAaaggtctatgtaacttttgtagaacaaaaaacacaatgtccacagatttacattaaacttacacagtttgaagatgatagtagaaagcttccctgaaaatactacgtgctgaggtgctgtagtttttgggaaatgagtaaaacaatgtcatgaaaataattttcgtctcatgagacgaaaattgttttaatcatttacaaacgtattttcatgacattgttttactaatttctcaaaaactacagcacctcagtaagtaatatttgaagggaagctttccactatcattatcttcaaaccctgtaagtttaatgtaaatctatggacattttgaaaaggtacccaaatcctttaaatcaaCTTACCATTGGCACACATAAAGTCATTGTACATCTCGTACTCTATAACTGGATTAGGTAGCATTCTCAAATAATGCTTAACTAATCCCGTGATGCAGTGGACATTACTGATCCCATTCAGATCGACGCTGTCTAACTTCTGGGCAAACCGACTCTTCAGTTCGTTAATCTCCAACATAGTACATGGTAGACGGTAAAGGCCTTGAATCTCCAAACctataaaaaaaccaaaagaacTTGTCAGGGTTCTCCCTATGCACAAACTAGTATCTCAGGACAGTACAAGCGAGTCAACAAGTAAATTTCGGCGGATacgcacaaaaacaaaaaataactatcaacagaaaaaaaacccacatagAATGCTCCAGATTACACAGTAGGACTTTTAAAACTAACataaacacaaagtaaaaaGCATTCAGAAGACCTTGGAGACCTTGTATCTGTTCGGTGTCCTTGGGCCCAAACAGAATGCCCCacagtttaaacaaaaaaatcatgaagagAACCCATACAGCTATATAAAAGAACTAGAGGATGCACTGGCCTATATGCGCGGCCCGGCATGCGCCCATgccgccattttctaagttgacaaaacagcatcacaCAGCGTGCGTTTTACTCCAGATTGTaaggccattttgtaagttgacaaaacagcaatgCATAGCGTACAAccccaacgtgtacttcatattcaacgcgcataCACTACGAAACGCATGTCCCCTTGCAGTCCcttgcgtttgtgcaagcagcatcaccagtgcgccctctagtaattatatataactctatgggagAACCCTGCTTATAGATTGCAATCACAATTCATAAAGTTGCCACAAACCTCATAACTAAAGTTAATGGCAAAACTCTTCTCCCAGAGTTTTATTGTAAAACTgaaacaatgaagaaaaaaaacagttccaACACCTTGTTTGTAATTTCAACAAATTGATTTTTTGCTTCTGTTTaatctgttttttcttttattttctgttcAGATTATATGTATATAaatattcttttaaaaaattgagggggggggggggccgggAGGGGGGTACAGTACCTTGCGTGCTTAGTGGCAAACATTACTgaaagtaggagggttaaaaaaGAACCATTGACTTACCATGGTGTTCGATAGCTTCGATGCATTTGATGATAAATGGTGGAGCAGGCTGTGACAATGTAAACTGCTCCGATAACTCCACTCCGAAAATATTCCCTGAGAACAGAAACAGAAAGTAATCAGAAATGGACAACAGTCTTCTTTAAAAGAAATCCAGATTCAGGGACCCTCAAATTACCCCCAAATTTAtcttctgtaaaacaaaatcagagtTAGGAGTTCAGgggcggatttcacaaagagttaagactagtcttatctcgagttaggaccagttactcgtcctaacttaggactatccatgcaatttgtatatctcctaggactagccctaaattaggactagtcctaactctttgtgaaatcgaccccagagtTAGGATGatttaagaagaaactataaataagagaatcaatgtgtggtgaagaagttttcaactagtggtttaatcccaacgaggcccaATTcctgataattttaccgagacaaagtcgaggtatcaagaaccaggcctcggcgagtttaaaccactagttgaaaaccgattcaacacactttgattcacaGGCTGCAAAGAATTTCTGCTCATGCTAGGCCACGTTACTTTAGAAGTATGCTAAGCATTCCTCATTACACAGCTAGGGTTTACTGTAAGCGAGCAATGGCGATCGCAAGCACCGAATCcgacagtaagcagagccgttaaattgggcccagtcttcAAAACACTATGTGGGTCTTATtaatgcatagagttatatataagaactagagggcgcactggcctatatacgcgccccggcttgcacgcaggcggccattttctaagttgacaaaactggcatcccacagcgtgtgtttgtgcggccattttgtaagttgaacaaaacgGCATCGCGTAGCGTTTGATAAACATAAACTCaaacgtgtgtttcatattcaacgcgcgtacataatggcgcgcgcgtgtctcctttaggtcccgtggcgtttgtgcacgaagcatcacccgtgcgccctctagttcttatatataactctatgtattATAATACAAAAAATCTTTCCTGATTATTACCGCTATGGAAGAGTTGTTGTCTTGACATAAAGTGGCTTGAATCACACTTGGCAAGTCCAACTGCAGCACAGCTTTTGTGACATACCAACCGACATGCTGTAAAAGAAAATTAAGCACACAATAATTTTAGTACACATTGCTCTGGATTGTTTCATCATAAACCGCTGTGATCTCGATGGAAGGCGGTATACATTTCATGTTGAACGTATATATTTTACATATATGGTCACTTTAGGGGAGACggatttaagaaaaaaaaaatcaaaagttgaACCTTATCTCACCATGCATTTCTTATAATGgctaattaaaaataaaactacatAGGCCCAACACTCCTCTTTCATGTCTTTATACTTTATACTATTCACATTCTCAAGtttgttcttccattattatctcgcaacctcaacaaccaattgagctcaaattttcacaggtttgttattttgtgcatgtattaaacaaaaaaaccaatACCATTGACCCACAAAACTTTAAAAGCAACGAGCCCTGGCAGCTTTTCAACAAATTTACCAAATAGATGTTGGAAAACAAGGAAGTCTGCCGCAATCAACTGGCACGAGACCAATGTTGGGTTTCTTTTGCTTCAAGCAACATGGTTCATTTATGGGGCTGCTTGTGAACAGGAAAAAATAGATAAGCACAAGAAAACTTATGCTTACTAGAAGAAGGTTTTCAGCCAAAATAACGTAGCATATCTCACAGCTGCAACTGGTATTCTGCTGTTTTTTTGCTTAGCTGACTATTTTTATGTGACATTTCTACTGCAGTGGAATTTTACCCAGATTAAGGTTAACAGCCAGGAATTACCCAAATTAGAATCGGTGATTGGTATCTTGCTAATTGTTGCTTAGCTGAAAAACTTTAAGCAATATTTAGTGTGTTTGGCTAGTAAAACATTTTCATgtagaaacaattgttttgcCAAACTTCATACAGCACAAAGTGCACACAATAGTATTTTGGAAAAACAAACTTGAAGTATGTCACCAACATTACATAGTACTTTTtctggtaaaacaaaattgttctgTAGATGGATAAATTCCATGGTTGAGCAGGC
The sequence above is drawn from the Asterias amurensis chromosome 13, ASM3211899v1 genome and encodes:
- the LOC139946062 gene encoding phosphatidylinositol 3-kinase regulatory subunit alpha-like isoform X2, producing MEETVRYIAAFPYKKKAPQDIEMQEGDIMQVKNPTKMACFKGTLEEPTGWLEGVNMRTQERGIFPGTFVKYFVMPQEVPRVDVMRDSADSITRQSITNSGNGHRLVEQGLVTPVLCKHCNDYVWGTGKIGLQCEDCNLMYHRTCGQYANNYECNKNLSGYTQTNREMPMLKWTVENVLNWMAVTHLYRYADVFKKHQIDGQYLMELNLEKLEAIGIKDDFNQQCILYTRDELVKGDSRQHGVKSEPVTEVLYPSSQHKLQPSTFSTLQWCDQCRKFMYGMTHQGLRCTTCRLVCHKSCAAVGLAKCDSSHFMSRQQLFHSGNIFGVELSEQFTLSQPAPPFIIKCIEAIEHHGLEIQGLYRLPCTMLEINELKSRFAQKLDSVDLNGISNVHCITGLVKHYLRMLPNPVIEYEMYNDFMCANAIYDEPKRLTKLLECVSKMQYHHRCTLSYIMAHLCRICQLNTANNIFPKHLASVFCHSLLKPPHDKIMHVIHNMEAHKRLLVTLIEQNEYWGVQQRPPIINPSDVPPVPPRPSQPSLSSEPRTIEEAEWYWGDISREDVNEKMKDMPDGTFLVRDASNNPLTGDYTLTLRKGGSNKLIKICHSNGRYGFSEPLRFVSVVELIQHYGLVPLSQYNAKLDIKLTLPVSKKDATIPDMPDGNIDMVINKLKDKNREYLEKTRQYDELYEEYSKSLQTIQLKRQALEAFNETVTVFTEQQELHERYHKDCLPQEREQLMENFALLQQRLGEIVASRKALEEELKMEVDANRERDRTMNSIKPQILDLRKLRDQYVMWLGTQGVKQDKINAWLSMENLDNESSTDSDSLPHHNESLWLSPTVTRAEAEALLWGKAKGTFLIRQTRQGIDWACSIVAKANGEVRHCKINHTQTGYGFAEPYNLYSSLKELVLAYQQNPLTQHNEELDTTLAYPVYGPQPPPDMSLKLL
- the LOC139946062 gene encoding phosphatidylinositol 3-kinase regulatory subunit alpha-like isoform X1, coding for MEETVRYIAAFPYKKKAPQDIEMQEGDIMQVKNPTKMACFKGTLEEPTGWLEGVNMRTQERGIFPGTFVKYFVMPQEVPRVDVMRDSADSITRQSITRSHPVSTRQLPQKLVPRSPTATKSVQKQRSPLDLSKQFWDIQKPDSGNGHRLVEQGLVTPVLCKHCNDYVWGTGKIGLQCEDCNLMYHRTCGQYANNYECNKNLSGYTQTNREMPMLKWTVENVLNWMAVTHLYRYADVFKKHQIDGQYLMELNLEKLEAIGIKDDFNQQCILYTRDELVKGDSRQHGVKSEPVTEVLYPSSQHKLQPSTFSTLQWCDQCRKFMYGMTHQGLRCTTCRLVCHKSCAAVGLAKCDSSHFMSRQQLFHSGNIFGVELSEQFTLSQPAPPFIIKCIEAIEHHGLEIQGLYRLPCTMLEINELKSRFAQKLDSVDLNGISNVHCITGLVKHYLRMLPNPVIEYEMYNDFMCANAIYDEPKRLTKLLECVSKMQYHHRCTLSYIMAHLCRICQLNTANNIFPKHLASVFCHSLLKPPHDKIMHVIHNMEAHKRLLVTLIEQNEYWGVQQRPPIINPSDVPPVPPRPSQPSLSSEPRTIEEAEWYWGDISREDVNEKMKDMPDGTFLVRDASNNPLTGDYTLTLRKGGSNKLIKICHSNGRYGFSEPLRFVSVVELIQHYGLVPLSQYNAKLDIKLTLPVSKKDATIPDMPDGNIDMVINKLKDKNREYLEKTRQYDELYEEYSKSLQTIQLKRQALEAFNETVTVFTEQQELHERYHKDCLPQEREQLMENFALLQQRLGEIVASRKALEEELKMEVDANRERDRTMNSIKPQILDLRKLRDQYVMWLGTQGVKQDKINAWLSMENLDNESSTDSDSLPHHNESLWLSPTVTRAEAEALLWGKAKGTFLIRQTRQGIDWACSIVAKANGEVRHCKINHTQTGYGFAEPYNLYSSLKELVLAYQQNPLTQHNEELDTTLAYPVYGPQPPPDMSLKLL